One Algoriphagus sp. Y33 genomic window, AAATTGCAATTGCTCTCGGAAAGCACGCCAAAGCGGAGAAACGAAATGCTTGGCTTTTTAGGGCATTTAGATTGGCACGGAAGGACGTTTCCAAAGCATTTATTGGCTTGGTAGTATCTTTGATTCTTGCTTTCATCATTAATGACGGTGTGAGAAACGAAATTCTGGACTTTTTCTAGGCCATTTTGGAAATAGAACTTTACAGTCACGATTACTTCATGAATGAAGCCCTCAAGCAGGCCAAGCAAGCTTTCGAAGAGGGCGAAATTCCTGTAGGTGCAGTGATTGTGTCTAAAAATAGGATTATTGCCAAAGCGTACAATCAGACAGAGAGACTCAATGATGTAACTGCCCATGCCGAGATGCTTGCGATCACTTCCGCGGCTAATTATATGGGGGCAAAGTACCTGAATGATTGCCGATTATACGTGACCTTGGAACCCTGTGTGATGTGTGGAGGAGCACTTTTTTGGTCACAAATTAGCGAAATTCATTATGGCGCATCTGATCCTAAAAGAGGGTATTTGCAAAGCAATCCGGGGATATTACACCCTAAGACAAAAGTCTTTTCGGGAAGCCTTGGCTTAGAATCAGAAAAGCTTTTATTCGAATTTTTCCAAAAACTGAGAAAATAAAAGGAAATTGATTTCATAAGA contains:
- a CDS encoding nucleoside deaminase encodes the protein MELYSHDYFMNEALKQAKQAFEEGEIPVGAVIVSKNRIIAKAYNQTERLNDVTAHAEMLAITSAANYMGAKYLNDCRLYVTLEPCVMCGGALFWSQISEIHYGASDPKRGYLQSNPGILHPKTKVFSGSLGLESEKLLFEFFQKLRK